TTACGATGCTAAATTAGATTGTGCTTCGGAGACGGAACGCCTGCAAATTGGACAGATATGTCGTACCTAGCGAAACACCTATGGAGACCATACTTGCACAACATTGCTTCCAAATCATTCATTGCCGACAATGGCGAGCATTACAAAATTCCGAGCGATTCATATCGATGGACAGAGACTtttggcaagaagctcattaTCCTTGACGTCGATAGTCGGCCGAATACAAACACTGGCGAGATATTGAATGGGGAGAAGCCGGATCTGTCTAAGATTACAGGTCGGACTGCAGGATTTATGAGTCATTATCTCTATTGTATGGTATACCCAAGttccttctcttttattCTCCAATCCATATTAACAAAGAGACTCCTCCGCAGCAATGATCCATGGATACGACTACCGACTCGTGCGAGCCCCTAATTACAACGATCGTCACGGCACCTGGGTGAAAGTCCCTATGATAAAAGAAGCTCTTAAATCCCATGATATTGTAGTTTTCCTCGACGCGGATGCTGAGTTCGTTCACCCTCATCTCCCACTTGAATGGTTGATGAGTTTTTGGAACATAACGCCACGGACGCTTgtcgccatggctgaagaTCCTGACGAGAGCTACAACAAGGATGACAAGGGCCGACTGCTTTGGAATACCGGGTTCATTATTGCGCAACAGAGTAACCGTACACAAGAGATGTTCGATGCCTGGGAAAACTGTCCGACTGGCGATCGCTACCCCGGCTGTGATCGTTGGTTAAAAGAATGGGCGCATGAGCAAGCGGCATTCGGATATTACCTACGTTATAATTACAACGGACCAGAAGAATTACGCACCATACCCTGCGATCAAGGTAATGGAGCGCCATACATCGGTAACAACAAATGCCGCGGTGTGTTTGTCCGCCACCACTGGTGGGAGAAGGACCGTACGATTCGGAGTTTATATGACTCAATTCTCAATCTGTTTGTTCGGAGACTTTATGGACAATTTCATGGAGAAAAGAGCCGCTACTTTCTGGATGCCAGCAAATACCAGTATCCGATACATGATCTAGTTGTGTAGCATGTCTCTCGCGCTCTTTACACGTGGAGTAAACATGTGGATTCATTTGCATTTATATCCTATAGTTTATAGAGATCAGCTTGCAGTTTACTTTGTTTCATAATTATACTTGGCATGGTAATATTTGTTTTGTGGCAATAACATATTAGAAAAGCCTGTTTGTAATAGTAAAGTACATTCTAATTTCGCGTTTTGTTACAGCTCATCCTTTCCATTCCCTTCCTTTCCTTTAAACCCATTCTCCAACCCTTTCTTGACAATAGAGCTTAGAATCTCATAGACGActtgtgctgctgctaacGCAGTCTCCTCACCTCTTCCCTGGTACGCTGGACTGACTTCGACTATATCAGCACCAACAATATTCAAGCCCTCGATGCCTCTCAAAATCCTAATAAGCTCCCGGGTAGTCCAACCACCAGGCTCCGGAGTTCCAGTACCCGGTGCGAAAGCAACATCCAATACGTCGATGTCAACCGACAGATATACAGGGTCTTCAGTTCCTAACACCGACATAATACCATCAATGATACCTTTGGTGCCAATatcgtcaatctcatcagcCGCAAAGCGAACCCAATTCTGAGCGGTATCCGATTCATGATCTGCCCAATCCGTACCGCTGAGACGGGTTCGTAAACCAGCATGAACAGACTGGCCAGTTGATGAATTAGATAGCAGACCTTCTTGGTTAGCCATCCAGAACATTGAGCCATGGGTGAAGTGTGTTGAGCCCCAGGCGGATGGGTACGCAGCAGGATCCCAAGTGTCCAGATGAGCTGTCGTGATTTAGCCTTTTGCTCGTTTGTCTCAAAGT
Above is a genomic segment from Trichoderma breve strain T069 chromosome 6, whole genome shotgun sequence containing:
- a CDS encoding galactosyl transferase GMA12/MNN10 family domain-containing protein gives rise to the protein MSYLAKHLWRPYLHNIASKSFIADNGEHYKIPSDSYRWTETFGKKLIILDVDSRPNTNTGEILNGEKPDLSKITGRTAGFMSHYLYSMIHGYDYRLVRAPNYNDRHGTWVKVPMIKEALKSHDIVVFLDADAEFVHPHLPLEWLMSFWNITPRTLVAMAEDPDESYNKDDKGRLLWNTGFIIAQQSNRTQEMFDAWENCPTGDRYPGCDRWLKEWAHEQAAFGYYLRYNYNGPEELRTIPCDQGNGAPYIGNNKCRGVFVRHHWWEKDRTIRSLYDSILNLFVRRLYGQFHGEKSRYFLDASKYQYPIHDLVV